One window from the genome of Mycolicibacterium gadium encodes:
- the crcB gene encoding fluoride efflux transporter CrcB, with protein MIAILTFFAGASGALTRFLLDAWTKQRWQSPFPLATVVINITGSLFLGVLAGLVLFHDQSSTWQTVLGTGFCGGYTTFSTASFETVRLVQQGRRGLALLNALVSLVLSVAACALGLALVWAL; from the coding sequence TTGATTGCGATCCTCACCTTCTTCGCGGGCGCCTCGGGCGCCCTCACGCGGTTTCTACTCGATGCATGGACGAAACAGCGCTGGCAGTCCCCATTTCCCCTGGCCACTGTCGTCATCAACATCACGGGATCGCTGTTCCTTGGCGTGCTCGCCGGACTGGTGCTGTTCCACGACCAATCAAGCACCTGGCAGACCGTGCTGGGCACCGGATTCTGCGGCGGCTACACGACTTTCAGCACCGCCAGCTTCGAGACCGTGCGACTGGTCCAGCAAGGCCGGCGAGGGCTTGCGCTGCTCAACGCGCTTGTTTCCCTGGTGCTATCGGTCGCCGCATGCGCACTCGGACTGGCTCTGGTGTGGGCGCTCTGA
- a CDS encoding serine/threonine-protein kinase has translation MTDPTANDPAEFTQTQAGTDTGQLTEVRAGAFESSFADISPSAPLSQIDVGQRLDDFDLLIELGSGAFARVFLARQLSLQRLVAVKISANRGHEPQTLAQLDHDYIVRVFDQRILRDRDWRLLYMQYLPGGTLLDLGRVVFGADRRPDSGQALLDAVDIALESRGESRPAESPTRAELATLSWPETVAWLGKRLAGALHYADSKGVLHRDVKLANVLLAPDGTPKLADFNISFSRNVSGASPFEYFGGSLSYMSPEQLMACRPGHTLEAANLDTRSDIYSLAVVLWEILTGLKPFDDSAAQVARAASAGLVGDTTALELMLTTRSEGLSSAALASLPGDCPAALRRVLLKALSADREQRWASGAELAEQLQLCLDPQARDLVDPPENSWRLRLRPFFLPIALVSVLVPNLLASAYNIQHNHLLIVSQLSEQAQHRFVLVTTLSNLISFPLGGAVLLYWCRRVILVPRRLRRGPAPPAEVLAQTRHDCLVAADRVVIVVSCLWLVAALNFPLTMEFAAGGIPGRSAMHFFGSITVCGAIAIAYPFFLLTFFIVRSVYPELVAYGQTNVQEAEQLRALRRRLSRYLAIAASVPLLGIVAVSFLTAPEIAAVIVPIRVLCIGGIAGFLLAYWLSRLIESDIRALERVIRHRAPH, from the coding sequence ATGACAGACCCGACTGCCAACGACCCTGCAGAGTTCACTCAGACTCAAGCAGGGACCGACACCGGCCAACTGACAGAAGTTCGCGCCGGCGCATTCGAATCATCGTTTGCTGATATCAGCCCATCCGCGCCGCTCTCTCAGATCGACGTCGGCCAGCGTCTCGACGACTTCGATCTGCTCATCGAGCTCGGCAGCGGCGCATTCGCGCGAGTCTTTTTAGCCAGGCAACTGTCGCTGCAGCGACTGGTGGCGGTCAAGATTTCCGCGAATCGCGGCCACGAACCGCAAACCCTCGCTCAGCTTGATCACGATTACATCGTCCGAGTCTTCGACCAACGCATTCTCCGCGATCGAGACTGGCGGCTTCTGTACATGCAGTATTTGCCCGGCGGGACGCTGCTCGACCTTGGTCGGGTGGTATTCGGTGCGGACCGGCGACCCGACTCCGGTCAGGCGCTGCTCGACGCCGTAGACATCGCACTGGAGTCACGCGGCGAAAGCCGGCCCGCAGAATCCCCAACTCGCGCTGAGCTAGCGACCCTTTCCTGGCCCGAGACTGTCGCATGGCTGGGTAAACGACTGGCTGGAGCGTTGCACTATGCGGATTCAAAAGGCGTCCTGCACCGAGACGTCAAGCTAGCGAACGTACTGCTCGCACCCGATGGGACCCCCAAACTCGCGGACTTCAACATCAGCTTCTCCCGCAACGTATCGGGCGCAAGCCCATTCGAGTATTTCGGCGGCTCACTCTCCTACATGTCTCCCGAGCAGCTGATGGCTTGCCGACCCGGGCACACGTTGGAGGCAGCAAACCTCGATACCCGCAGCGATATTTACTCGCTCGCGGTCGTGCTGTGGGAGATCCTGACCGGCCTGAAGCCATTTGATGATTCCGCGGCGCAAGTCGCTCGGGCGGCCTCGGCCGGATTGGTCGGCGACACCACCGCGCTCGAGCTCATGCTGACCACCCGCTCGGAAGGGCTTTCGTCGGCGGCGCTCGCCAGCCTTCCCGGCGACTGCCCTGCCGCACTGCGTCGAGTTCTACTGAAGGCACTGAGCGCCGACCGTGAACAACGCTGGGCATCAGGCGCCGAACTCGCCGAGCAGCTCCAGCTGTGCCTTGACCCTCAAGCTCGCGATTTGGTAGATCCGCCGGAGAACAGTTGGCGCCTGCGGCTGCGGCCGTTTTTCCTGCCGATCGCTTTGGTGTCTGTCCTAGTACCCAATCTGCTGGCCAGCGCATACAACATTCAGCACAATCACCTGCTGATCGTCAGCCAGCTCTCAGAGCAGGCCCAGCACCGGTTCGTGCTGGTCACCACTCTGTCCAACCTGATCTCCTTCCCGCTCGGCGGTGCGGTATTGCTGTACTGGTGCCGCCGGGTCATCCTGGTTCCGCGGCGTCTACGCCGAGGGCCGGCACCGCCCGCGGAAGTGTTAGCGCAGACACGCCATGACTGTCTCGTCGCGGCTGATCGAGTGGTGATCGTGGTGTCCTGCTTGTGGCTGGTGGCCGCGTTGAATTTCCCACTCACGATGGAGTTCGCCGCGGGTGGGATTCCCGGTAGGTCTGCAATGCACTTCTTCGGGTCGATCACGGTGTGCGGCGCGATCGCGATCGCATACCCGTTCTTCCTCTTGACTTTTTTCATCGTGCGCAGCGTCTATCCAGAATTGGTCGCATACGGCCAGACGAATGTGCAAGAGGCAGAGCAGCTTCGAGCGCTCAGGCGTCGACTGTCACGTTATTTGGCGATCGCTGCTTCCGTGCCGTTGCTCGGCATTGTGGCCGTCAGTTTCCTGACCGCCCCCGAGATCGCCGCAGTCATCGTTCCGATCAGGGTGCTGTGCATTGGTGGAATTGCCGGGTTCTTGCTCGCGTATTGGCTGTCGCGGTTGATCGAATCCGACATTCGCGCGCTCGAGCGGGTGATTCGCCACCGAGCGCCACACTAG
- a CDS encoding TetR/AcrR family transcriptional regulator — translation MAERRNQAERRAATRSRVLAATIDCLVERGYANTSTRHIAARAGVTLGALQHHFSGKADLMAAAVKTLGDRMAEEFMSEAQLVGNSSERIGRLLDRVWNAHRGPLFTAALELWVAARTDAALRAAMNDVANAQAVSITEATVGAFPDLASRPGFAEWVMIGLATLRGLAMSNLGESLDPDALWLIARPQLLESFDSLFGESAPDT, via the coding sequence GTGGCGGAGCGCCGAAATCAGGCCGAGCGCCGTGCAGCAACGCGGTCGCGTGTGCTTGCCGCGACGATTGACTGCTTGGTGGAACGGGGATACGCGAATACGTCGACACGTCATATCGCGGCCCGAGCGGGCGTGACTCTTGGCGCTTTGCAACACCATTTCTCGGGCAAGGCGGATCTGATGGCGGCGGCGGTGAAGACTCTTGGCGATCGCATGGCCGAAGAGTTCATGAGCGAAGCGCAGCTGGTCGGCAATTCCAGTGAACGAATCGGCCGGCTTCTGGATCGGGTGTGGAACGCGCATCGTGGGCCGCTGTTCACCGCCGCACTGGAACTATGGGTGGCCGCGCGCACCGACGCCGCCCTACGGGCGGCGATGAATGATGTCGCCAACGCGCAAGCCGTGAGCATTACTGAGGCGACCGTGGGCGCTTTCCCGGATTTGGCGTCGCGCCCTGGTTTCGCGGAGTGGGTGATGATCGGGTTGGCGACCTTGAGAGGGTTGGCGATGTCGAATTTGGGCGAGAGCCTCGACCCAGACGCGTTGTGGCTAATCGCGAGGCCGCAGCTACTCGAGAGTTTCGATTCCCTGTTTGGTGAGTCGGCGCCGGATACATGA
- the crcB gene encoding fluoride efflux transporter CrcB, which translates to MSSDPSGVEHPDDDGDVPGEGASPTAADSHAELLTDPDAPAIPLRPLHLRPSAMAWVFLGGIAGTALRYYVEKALPHDGASWPWATFSINLCGAFLLGGLLEGLARLGEDSGWRRRARLCAGTGFCGAFTTYSTFALEIVLLGRHGDFGTAISYGLLSVVGGVFTAWLGIVITAAVHRRRSPD; encoded by the coding sequence ATGTCCTCAGACCCGTCAGGCGTGGAGCACCCGGACGACGACGGAGACGTACCTGGCGAAGGAGCGTCGCCGACGGCCGCCGACTCCCACGCCGAGTTGCTCACGGATCCCGACGCCCCGGCAATACCGCTACGACCGCTGCACCTACGGCCATCGGCGATGGCCTGGGTATTCCTCGGCGGTATCGCCGGAACAGCGCTGCGCTATTACGTGGAGAAGGCCCTACCACACGACGGCGCATCGTGGCCGTGGGCGACCTTTTCGATCAACCTGTGCGGCGCCTTCCTATTGGGCGGATTGCTCGAGGGACTCGCACGTCTCGGCGAGGATTCGGGATGGCGCCGCCGCGCTCGCCTCTGCGCCGGCACCGGGTTCTGCGGGGCGTTCACCACCTACAGCACCTTCGCACTGGAGATCGTGCTGTTGGGCCGACACGGCGATTTCGGAACCGCCATCAGTTACGGCCTGCTCAGCGTCGTCGGCGGTGTGTTCACCGCCTGGCTTGGCATCGTGATCACGGCAGCGGTGCACCGTAGGAGGTCGCCCGATTGA
- a CDS encoding coiled-coil domain-containing protein: protein MTTTRQHIEDLDVDRWAALTRRAAAESVAAAQRLGLQPRAESVALAGMSDRELAHHRERKGPPVPRRSLAMQLVEADHLRRVAEEQARVAHQGRLDAEAAASHARAEAEQSARVAAAAGERVRAVEAEAERKDAERRAERAADQQAVQQAQAEIERVRVGAAAEVAAAEERVRAAEARALERSAERTTERAAGEQAVQQLQAEIERVRADAAAAVAAAQERVGAAEARAVERSTERTNERATGEEAVQRVRRELEKLRSDSAAEVAAARGQASGDVAAAREAAEAEIAAARQAADAEVARWEAHALNMERWARGEVSTHLLTIPVPPPELRAQIWSVETTIDMLYQICHVLEVVLVEDVESPFVPDLDFTRNLTGKVQEQAKDLTQELATLATRYSDQSQAQAAAGYAEAAGDAYRALLQRIDAGVQRLGRRFHSPDAEILATITAMLADLRAQGLH, encoded by the coding sequence ATGACGACGACTCGCCAACACATCGAGGACCTCGATGTCGACAGATGGGCGGCGTTGACACGACGCGCGGCGGCAGAGTCGGTCGCCGCCGCGCAGCGGTTGGGGTTACAACCACGGGCTGAATCCGTCGCATTGGCGGGGATGAGCGACCGCGAACTCGCCCACCACCGCGAACGCAAAGGGCCACCGGTGCCACGCCGATCGCTGGCGATGCAACTCGTCGAGGCTGACCATCTGCGCCGGGTGGCCGAAGAGCAGGCGCGCGTGGCGCATCAGGGCAGGCTCGACGCTGAGGCGGCGGCCTCGCATGCGCGGGCCGAAGCCGAACAGTCAGCACGCGTTGCCGCGGCGGCGGGTGAGCGAGTCCGCGCGGTTGAGGCCGAGGCCGAGCGCAAGGACGCGGAAAGAAGGGCCGAACGGGCAGCCGATCAACAGGCGGTGCAGCAGGCGCAGGCCGAGATCGAGCGGGTGCGAGTTGGTGCGGCGGCTGAGGTGGCGGCGGCCGAAGAGAGGGTTCGGGCGGCCGAGGCGCGTGCCCTGGAGCGGAGCGCCGAACGGACGACCGAGCGCGCAGCCGGCGAGCAGGCGGTGCAGCAACTGCAGGCCGAGATCGAACGGGTCCGCGCCGATGCGGCGGCTGCGGTGGCGGCGGCCCAAGAGAGGGTTGGCGCCGCGGAGGCGCGTGCCGTCGAACGGAGCACCGAGCGGACAAACGAGCGGGCGACGGGCGAAGAAGCCGTGCAGCGGGTGCGCCGCGAGTTGGAAAAGTTGCGCTCTGACAGCGCCGCTGAGGTGGCGGCCGCGCGTGGGCAAGCGAGTGGCGACGTGGCCGCCGCGCGGGAGGCCGCCGAGGCCGAGATCGCCGCTGCGCGTCAAGCCGCAGACGCGGAAGTTGCGCGTTGGGAGGCCCACGCGCTGAATATGGAGCGATGGGCGCGGGGCGAAGTGTCGACCCACCTGTTGACGATTCCCGTTCCGCCGCCGGAGCTACGTGCCCAGATCTGGTCGGTCGAAACCACGATCGACATGCTTTACCAGATCTGTCATGTGCTGGAGGTGGTTCTGGTTGAGGACGTCGAGTCGCCGTTCGTGCCCGATCTCGACTTCACGCGCAACCTAACTGGGAAGGTGCAAGAGCAGGCCAAGGATCTAACCCAAGAATTGGCCACGCTAGCCACGCGGTACTCCGATCAATCACAGGCGCAGGCCGCCGCCGGCTACGCCGAGGCCGCCGGTGACGCCTATCGCGCGCTTCTCCAGCGCATAGACGCTGGTGTTCAGCGACTGGGACGGCGCTTTCACAGCCCAGATGCTGAGATCCTCGCGACGATCACGGCCATGCTCGCTGATCTTCGAGCGCAAGGTCTGCACTAG
- a CDS encoding universal stress protein, which yields MMADLDESTTRTSAELVVGWDREPASAAALRYAVRLARYLDAHLHVVHIADVADLPIDPDAWDYEQQFHASVEAHAVAARKVLDELGANWTYHAMHGRPPDVLAELAEQVDAVMIVLGAPRGGVHSFIDTFAGQSVAHQLARKHARAVLLVPDSSA from the coding sequence ATGATGGCAGACCTTGACGAATCCACGACGCGGACATCTGCGGAGTTGGTGGTCGGCTGGGATCGTGAACCCGCGAGCGCCGCGGCGTTGCGTTACGCGGTGAGGCTGGCACGGTATCTGGACGCGCACCTGCACGTGGTGCACATCGCCGACGTCGCCGACTTACCCATCGATCCGGACGCGTGGGATTACGAACAGCAGTTCCACGCCAGCGTCGAAGCCCACGCCGTCGCCGCACGGAAGGTGCTGGACGAACTCGGCGCGAACTGGACGTACCACGCTATGCACGGCCGTCCACCCGATGTGCTCGCCGAGCTTGCCGAGCAGGTCGATGCCGTGATGATCGTCCTCGGCGCACCACGGGGCGGAGTGCACTCGTTCATCGACACCTTCGCCGGACAGTCCGTCGCCCACCAGTTGGCTCGCAAACACGCCCGAGCGGTGCTGCTGGTACCCGACTCGTCGGCGTGA
- the pgm gene encoding phosphoglucomutase (alpha-D-glucose-1,6-bisphosphate-dependent), whose translation MAANPRAGQPAQPEDLIDVAQVVTAYYTVEPDPENVDQQVAFGTSGHRGSSLDAAFNEAHIVATTQAIVEYRHAQGTSGPLFIGRDTHALSEPAWASALEVLAANDVVAMIDSADRFTPTPAVSHAILTFNDGRDGDLADGIVVTPSHNPPRDGGFKYNPPNGGPADTDATGAIAKRANEILRGGLKDVKRIPLAGALKTAERHDYLDAYIADLPNVVDLHAISAEGIRIGADPLGGASVDYWGAIAERHNLKLTVVNPLVDATWRFMTLDTDGKIRMDCSSPNAMASLIANRDSYQIATGNDADSDRHGIVTPDGGLLNPNHFLAVAIDYLCANRPEWPASTAVGKTAVSSSIIDRVVAGLGRKLVEVPVGFKWFVDGLLSGTIGFGGEESAGASFLRRNGSVWTTDKDGIILALLASEILAKTGSTPSQRYDALAEKYGAPTYARIDAPANREQKARLAKLSAEQVSATELAGEAITAKLTTAPGNGAPLGGLKVTTENAWFAARPSGTEDVYKIYAESFRGPDHLAEVQEAAKDVVNKVIA comes from the coding sequence ATGGCGGCCAATCCCCGCGCCGGTCAACCGGCGCAACCCGAGGATCTCATTGATGTGGCGCAGGTTGTCACGGCGTACTACACCGTCGAACCCGATCCCGAGAACGTCGATCAGCAGGTGGCGTTCGGCACGTCGGGCCATCGCGGTTCGAGCCTGGATGCGGCGTTCAACGAGGCGCACATCGTCGCGACGACCCAGGCCATCGTCGAGTACCGGCATGCGCAGGGCACGTCCGGCCCGCTGTTCATCGGACGTGACACGCACGCACTCTCCGAACCCGCGTGGGCGTCGGCGCTGGAGGTGCTCGCCGCCAACGACGTCGTCGCGATGATCGATTCAGCGGACCGCTTCACCCCGACGCCCGCCGTCAGCCATGCCATCCTGACCTTCAACGACGGACGTGACGGCGATCTGGCCGACGGGATCGTGGTCACGCCGTCGCACAATCCGCCACGTGACGGCGGTTTCAAGTACAACCCGCCCAACGGCGGACCTGCTGACACCGACGCCACCGGCGCAATTGCCAAGCGGGCCAACGAGATCCTGCGCGGCGGCCTCAAGGATGTGAAGCGGATACCGCTGGCCGGCGCCCTAAAGACCGCGGAGCGTCACGACTACCTCGACGCTTACATCGCCGACCTGCCCAACGTCGTGGACCTGCATGCGATCAGCGCCGAGGGAATCCGCATCGGCGCCGACCCCCTGGGTGGCGCGAGCGTCGATTACTGGGGCGCCATCGCCGAGCGACACAACCTGAAGCTCACCGTGGTCAATCCGCTCGTCGATGCGACGTGGCGGTTCATGACGCTCGACACCGACGGCAAGATTCGGATGGACTGCAGTTCGCCCAACGCGATGGCGTCATTGATCGCCAACCGCGACAGCTACCAGATCGCGACGGGCAACGACGCGGACTCCGACCGGCACGGCATCGTCACACCCGATGGTGGGTTGCTCAATCCGAACCACTTCCTGGCTGTGGCGATCGACTACCTGTGCGCCAACAGGCCCGAGTGGCCGGCGTCCACGGCCGTCGGTAAGACCGCGGTGAGTTCGTCGATCATCGACCGGGTCGTCGCCGGGCTGGGCCGAAAATTGGTCGAGGTTCCGGTGGGCTTCAAGTGGTTCGTCGACGGATTGCTCAGCGGCACTATCGGTTTCGGTGGCGAGGAGAGCGCCGGGGCGTCGTTCTTGCGGCGCAACGGGTCGGTGTGGACTACGGATAAGGACGGCATCATCCTGGCGTTGCTAGCGTCGGAGATCCTGGCGAAGACTGGTTCGACGCCGTCGCAGCGATACGACGCGCTTGCCGAAAAGTACGGTGCGCCAACGTACGCCCGCATCGACGCGCCTGCCAACCGTGAACAGAAGGCGCGGCTTGCCAAGCTGTCGGCCGAGCAGGTCAGCGCCACCGAGCTGGCGGGCGAGGCGATCACCGCGAAGCTGACGACAGCGCCGGGCAACGGCGCGCCGCTGGGCGGTCTGAAGGTGACGACGGAGAACGCGTGGTTCGCTGCGCGCCCGTCGGGTACCGAGGACGTCTACAAGATCTACGCCGAGTCGTTCCGCGGGCCGGACCATCTTGCCGAGGTGCAGGAAGCGGCCAAGGACGTGGTGAATAAAGTCATTGCGTGA
- a CDS encoding acyl carrier protein: MTSSNPEAVSAALTEILREDMNVDIRRITRESRLIDDVGLDSVAFAVGMVAIEDKLGVALSEEDLLSCDTVGDLEAAILAKVPAAHLNS; this comes from the coding sequence GTGACTTCGTCTAATCCAGAAGCCGTGAGTGCCGCTCTCACCGAGATCCTCCGCGAAGACATGAACGTAGACATTCGCAGGATCACCCGGGAATCCAGGCTGATTGACGACGTCGGACTCGACTCGGTGGCATTCGCAGTCGGAATGGTGGCCATCGAGGACAAACTCGGGGTGGCGCTGTCCGAAGAGGACCTGCTCAGCTGCGACACCGTCGGCGATCTCGAAGCGGCCATCCTCGCGAAGGTGCCCGCGGCCCACTTGAACTCGTGA
- a CDS encoding Coq4 family protein produces MAVQLPPYRNPGGVVPERINVREVLSCWRTLFEPGKDLDRLYETLVTISTPAMARGYYRMRAHPNGRKLFENKPNILARLEDDDYLASLPAGTVGHAFRSFLKTNRLDAGVYTEAVIRPIAEKNNWSEDYYYNVLRGTALHDVLHAITGYGPDAAGEALALGFYCGQTEPAGPIRLAGLILTIITPGASLAHKLRCYQEATERGRRADNIFVAPWEELLGQPLNEVRELLGVASKAAAHPSGTWYTDWMPSGMTTPTHWDYDELRL; encoded by the coding sequence ATCGCCGTGCAACTGCCCCCATACCGCAACCCAGGGGGCGTTGTACCCGAACGGATCAACGTCAGGGAAGTGCTGTCGTGCTGGCGGACCCTGTTCGAACCAGGGAAGGATCTCGACAGGCTCTACGAGACACTAGTAACGATCTCGACACCTGCCATGGCCCGTGGTTACTACCGAATGCGCGCACATCCCAACGGGCGCAAATTGTTTGAGAACAAACCCAATATCCTGGCGCGCTTGGAAGATGACGACTACCTGGCGTCCCTTCCTGCTGGAACCGTCGGCCATGCGTTCCGGTCGTTCCTGAAGACCAATCGGCTGGACGCCGGCGTCTACACCGAAGCTGTCATTCGTCCCATTGCCGAGAAGAACAACTGGTCCGAGGACTACTACTACAACGTGCTGCGAGGCACGGCGCTCCATGATGTGCTGCACGCGATTACCGGTTACGGCCCGGATGCAGCCGGTGAAGCACTGGCACTCGGCTTTTATTGCGGACAGACCGAGCCGGCTGGTCCGATCCGCTTGGCGGGCCTCATTCTGACGATCATCACGCCGGGAGCATCGCTTGCCCATAAACTGCGCTGTTATCAAGAAGCCACTGAGCGTGGCAGACGCGCCGACAACATCTTCGTAGCACCCTGGGAAGAATTGCTCGGCCAACCTCTCAATGAGGTCCGGGAACTCCTCGGGGTGGCCTCAAAAGCGGCCGCACACCCGAGCGGCACCTGGTACACCGACTGGATGCCCAGTGGCATGACCACACCAACGCACTGGGACTACGACGAACTACGTCTGTAG
- a CDS encoding MFS transporter: MSSDAEADCSTDSSGSGGKPKLPREVWLLVSANVVVALGYGVVSPVLPQYARHFGVSISAATFVITAFALMRLVAAPPAGWLVQRLGERRVYINGLLIVAVSTAVCAFAQTYWQLLLFRSLGGLGSAMFSVSSLALMIRISPQDARGRVAGLFSSGFLIGSVGGPVLGSLTAGLGLAAPFAIYGAALLVAAGVVFFSLRGSTLTAPEESDEPAVTLREVLRHRAYLAALLSNFATGWAAFGLRIALVPLFIVEGLGRGTGVAGLALATFAIGNVSVVIPSGYLSDRIGRRKLLIVGLLAAAISTSLLGVTSSLVIFLVTAYISGAATGIFISPQQAAVADIVGNKSRGGGPVALFQMMVDFGSIGGSLVVGLIAQHLSFGWAFVVSGAVLSIAAIGWVFAPETYSRPAARPTPSRPLGPEGSGEVP; encoded by the coding sequence GTGAGTTCTGACGCGGAGGCCGACTGTTCGACAGACAGTTCCGGCTCTGGTGGCAAGCCGAAGCTCCCGCGTGAGGTCTGGCTGCTGGTTTCGGCAAACGTCGTAGTCGCGCTCGGCTACGGAGTGGTCTCGCCGGTTCTTCCGCAGTATGCCCGCCACTTCGGTGTGAGCATCAGCGCAGCGACTTTCGTCATCACGGCGTTCGCGTTGATGCGGTTGGTGGCCGCTCCGCCGGCCGGCTGGCTGGTCCAGCGGCTGGGGGAGCGTCGGGTCTACATCAACGGCCTGCTGATCGTCGCCGTGTCGACGGCGGTGTGCGCGTTCGCGCAGACGTATTGGCAGTTGCTGCTGTTCCGGTCGCTCGGCGGCCTCGGGTCGGCCATGTTCTCGGTGTCGTCGCTGGCCTTGATGATTCGGATCTCGCCCCAGGATGCACGCGGTCGCGTCGCGGGCCTGTTCTCGTCAGGGTTCCTCATCGGATCGGTCGGCGGACCTGTGCTCGGTAGCCTCACGGCCGGGCTGGGTCTGGCGGCACCGTTCGCGATCTACGGGGCCGCGCTGCTCGTCGCGGCCGGGGTGGTGTTCTTCAGCCTGCGGGGGAGCACGCTGACCGCCCCCGAAGAATCCGACGAGCCTGCGGTCACCCTGCGAGAGGTGTTGCGACACCGTGCCTACCTCGCCGCATTGCTATCCAACTTCGCTACGGGATGGGCGGCGTTCGGGCTGCGTATCGCACTGGTGCCGCTGTTCATCGTGGAGGGACTGGGCCGCGGGACCGGCGTCGCGGGCCTGGCGCTGGCGACGTTCGCCATCGGCAACGTCTCAGTCGTGATCCCCAGCGGCTACCTGTCCGACCGGATCGGGCGGCGCAAGTTGCTCATCGTGGGACTGCTGGCCGCAGCGATCTCCACGAGCCTGCTCGGGGTGACGAGCTCGCTCGTGATCTTCCTGGTGACCGCGTACATCTCGGGGGCGGCGACGGGCATCTTCATCTCGCCTCAGCAGGCGGCAGTCGCCGACATCGTCGGGAACAAGTCCAGGGGCGGGGGACCGGTCGCCCTCTTCCAGATGATGGTCGACTTCGGATCAATCGGCGGGTCGCTGGTCGTGGGGTTGATCGCCCAGCATCTGTCGTTCGGCTGGGCGTTCGTCGTCAGCGGCGCGGTCCTGTCAATCGCGGCAATCGGTTGGGTCTTTGCGCCGGAGACTTACAGCCGGCCCGCGGCAAGGCCGACTCCATCCCGGCCGCTAGGGCCGGAGGGTTCCGGCGAAGTGCCCTGA